The following are encoded together in the Rubidibacter lacunae KORDI 51-2 genome:
- a CDS encoding TIGR03279 family radical SAM protein, protein MSAATEPATKLTTSQPARIARVIPNSIAAEIGFEPGDAIVAIAGRQPRDLIDYQFLCAGEMLEIDAIDVAGTAHRIEIEKDYDEDLGLEFETALFDGLIQCNNRCPFCFIDQQPPGKRESLYFKDDDYRLSFLYGSYLTLTNLPPREWQRIEQLRLSPLYVSVHATEPELRSRLLNNPRAARILEQLEWFQERRLQIHAQVVVCPRLNDGQHLERTLRDLARFGSGEVPAVASVAIVPVGLTRFRTTLDELVPVTPSVAADVIDLVQPLQTEFRSRFGSTFAWLADEWFTVARRDLPPTAHYEDYPQIGNGVGSIRQFLQEFRAIAADTLPACVTPPRRLTWVVGNAVEVAFAPLARLLNAVDGLTVDLVATHSAYWGQDITVTGLLTGSDLLAALGDRDLGDGVLLPSLMLKYDEPRFLDDMTVDDLGEQLSIPIHPVVGVTGLIDACLEWPPARS, encoded by the coding sequence ATGAGTGCTGCGACAGAACCGGCAACAAAATTGACAACATCGCAACCCGCACGGATTGCGCGGGTCATCCCCAACTCGATTGCGGCGGAAATCGGATTCGAACCCGGCGACGCGATCGTTGCGATCGCCGGTCGGCAGCCGCGCGACCTGATCGACTACCAGTTCCTGTGCGCGGGAGAAATGTTGGAGATCGACGCGATCGACGTTGCGGGCACGGCACATCGCATCGAGATCGAGAAGGATTACGACGAAGACTTGGGTCTAGAGTTCGAAACTGCGTTGTTCGACGGGTTGATTCAGTGCAATAACCGCTGTCCGTTCTGTTTCATCGACCAACAGCCGCCGGGCAAGCGCGAAAGCTTGTACTTTAAGGACGACGACTATCGCTTGAGTTTTCTGTACGGGAGCTACCTGACGCTAACCAACCTGCCGCCGCGCGAGTGGCAGCGTATCGAGCAGCTGCGCCTGTCGCCTCTGTATGTCTCCGTCCACGCTACCGAGCCAGAGCTGCGATCGCGCTTGCTGAATAATCCACGCGCCGCAAGGATTTTGGAGCAATTGGAGTGGTTCCAGGAACGCCGCTTGCAGATCCACGCGCAGGTGGTGGTCTGTCCGAGGCTTAATGATGGGCAGCATCTGGAACGCACGCTACGAGATTTAGCACGGTTTGGTAGCGGTGAAGTACCAGCTGTTGCCTCGGTTGCGATCGTGCCGGTGGGCTTGACGCGCTTCCGCACCACCCTAGACGAATTGGTCCCGGTGACGCCGTCCGTAGCCGCCGATGTTATCGACCTCGTCCAGCCGCTACAAACCGAGTTCCGTTCGCGTTTCGGGTCTACATTTGCGTGGCTGGCGGACGAATGGTTTACGGTCGCACGACGAGACTTGCCACCGACAGCACATTACGAGGACTATCCGCAAATCGGCAACGGTGTCGGATCGATCCGGCAGTTCTTGCAGGAGTTTCGCGCGATTGCCGCAGACACTTTACCCGCATGCGTGACTCCGCCGCGCCGTCTAACGTGGGTTGTGGGAAACGCCGTAGAGGTTGCCTTCGCACCCTTAGCACGCTTGCTCAATGCCGTGGACGGGCTGACGGTAGACTTGGTGGCAACTCACAGCGCTTATTGGGGACAGGACATTACCGTCACGGGCTTGCTAACGGGCAGCGACCTGCTTGCAGCACTGGGCGATCGCGACTTGGGTGACGGCGTGCTGCTACCATCGCTGATGCTCAAGTACGACGAACCCCGTTTTCTCGACGATATGACCGTCGACGACCTCGGCGAGCAACTGAGCATCCCCATTCACCCAGTGGTGGGCGTTACCGGACTGATCGATGCGTGTCTGGAATGGCCGCCAGCAAGGAGTTAG
- a CDS encoding WecB/TagA/CpsF family glycosyltransferase, whose translation MMNQVDLLNVQVDNLTQTELLEGLRAGGFVVTPNVDHLSKLQRDPEFYRIYRDATYRVCDSQILMYASRWLGTPLREKISGSDLLPAFCQHYRNDPGTRVFLLGGAPGVAEQARARLNTLAGREVVVGTHAPSFGFEQDESECQSVLNIVQRSGANVLVLALGTPKQELWFGRYQQQLPTISSVLAVGAAVDFAAGQSMRAPRWMSYTGLEWLHRLWQEPRRLWRRYLLDDVPVLWLLTLQRFGRYRVPQWMLAPEEVELAIATPGLETPPQVNASSDPS comes from the coding sequence ATGATGAACCAGGTTGATTTGCTAAATGTCCAGGTCGACAATCTTACGCAAACAGAGCTATTGGAGGGGTTACGGGCGGGTGGTTTTGTCGTCACGCCAAATGTCGATCACCTCAGCAAACTACAACGCGACCCCGAGTTTTACCGGATTTATCGCGACGCGACTTATCGCGTCTGTGACAGCCAAATTTTGATGTACGCCTCTCGATGGTTGGGAACGCCGCTGCGAGAGAAAATTTCTGGATCGGATCTGCTTCCAGCATTTTGCCAGCATTACCGCAACGATCCCGGTACACGCGTGTTCCTATTAGGCGGTGCCCCAGGTGTTGCGGAGCAGGCACGGGCGCGTCTGAACACTCTTGCCGGTCGCGAGGTGGTTGTCGGGACGCACGCGCCATCATTCGGCTTCGAGCAAGATGAGTCTGAGTGCCAGAGCGTCCTCAATATCGTGCAGCGCTCCGGAGCGAATGTATTGGTGCTTGCATTGGGAACGCCCAAGCAAGAGCTCTGGTTCGGGCGCTACCAACAGCAGTTGCCGACGATCTCAAGCGTCCTAGCAGTTGGCGCGGCTGTGGACTTTGCCGCCGGGCAATCGATGCGCGCGCCGCGCTGGATGAGTTATACCGGGCTGGAGTGGTTGCATCGCCTATGGCAAGAGCCACGCCGCCTGTGGCGGCGCTACCTCCTCGATGACGTGCCGGTATTGTGGTTGCTGACACTTCAGAGGTTCGGTCGTTACCGCGTGCCGCAATGGATGTTGGCACCAGAGGAAGTTGAACTAGCAATTGCTACTCCTGGTTTAGAAACGCCGCCCCAAGTCAATGCATCCAGCGATCCATCTTGA
- a CDS encoding glycosyltransferase family 2 protein has protein sequence MVGFLKRRRWLATLALLSLVVAGLYVIPEGMLLGIALVLAVPCTTIAVECSAALAASRSGHPREENAPDEDEDKSDLRYTVIVPAHNEATIIERTLAELPVGATLVIADNCTDSTAEIARNAGFQVLERHSTDTRGKGFAIEYGLRYLESDPPEAIVIIDADCRVAPGAIAQIARRALATKRPVQSLYLLDSPASPSPTAAVSAFAFLVKNRIRPMGLAFLGLPCLLQGSGMAFPWESFAKARLVGNCIVEDIQFGIDLAIAGTSPLFCSQARVTGLLPSTGAAAQSQRTRWEHGHMQTILTQSPRLLRAAITQRRLDLLALALEVSVPPLSLLGLLWAAGLGLAIAGGFWLKFWLPAVLLGAQGVLMGVAVLSTWAQFGRDRLPLRTLLSLPLYLFWKVPLYLSFVFTPQQQWIRTPRDREVENR, from the coding sequence ATGGTTGGCTTTCTCAAACGCAGACGCTGGTTAGCCACGCTGGCATTGCTCTCGTTGGTCGTTGCCGGTCTTTACGTTATTCCTGAGGGGATGCTGCTTGGCATAGCCCTAGTGCTGGCCGTCCCTTGTACGACCATTGCAGTTGAGTGTTCTGCCGCACTGGCAGCATCCAGAAGCGGTCATCCGCGCGAGGAAAATGCTCCGGACGAAGACGAAGACAAGTCAGACCTACGCTACACCGTCATCGTTCCGGCTCACAATGAAGCAACTATCATTGAGAGGACCTTAGCGGAGCTGCCAGTTGGGGCTACTCTGGTCATTGCCGATAATTGCACGGATAGCACTGCCGAGATTGCTCGCAATGCGGGTTTTCAGGTACTCGAACGACACAGCACCGACACCAGAGGTAAAGGCTTTGCCATTGAATATGGATTGCGTTATCTGGAGTCCGATCCGCCAGAGGCGATCGTTATTATTGATGCAGACTGCCGTGTAGCTCCGGGAGCGATCGCGCAAATTGCCCGCCGTGCTCTTGCAACCAAGCGACCCGTTCAATCTTTGTACTTACTCGACTCCCCAGCTTCCCCGTCTCCAACAGCTGCGGTGTCAGCGTTCGCTTTTCTAGTTAAAAACCGCATACGCCCTATGGGCTTGGCATTCCTGGGACTTCCCTGTTTGCTCCAAGGTTCGGGAATGGCCTTTCCCTGGGAATCGTTTGCTAAAGCGCGGCTTGTTGGCAATTGCATAGTTGAAGATATTCAATTTGGTATCGATCTGGCGATCGCTGGGACCAGTCCGCTATTTTGCTCCCAGGCCCGCGTCACCGGTCTGCTACCGAGCACCGGTGCAGCTGCTCAATCTCAGCGAACGCGTTGGGAGCACGGCCACATGCAGACCATCCTGACCCAGTCCCCGCGCCTGCTTCGGGCTGCCATAACCCAGCGGCGGTTGGATTTGCTCGCTTTAGCCCTGGAAGTCAGCGTGCCGCCGCTGTCGTTGCTGGGGTTGCTGTGGGCAGCAGGCTTAGGATTGGCGATCGCGGGCGGATTTTGGCTGAAATTCTGGCTCCCCGCAGTCCTGTTAGGGGCCCAAGGCGTGCTGATGGGCGTTGCGGTTTTAAGTACTTGGGCTCAGTTCGGTCGCGATCGCCTCCCTCTACGAACTTTATTGAGCCTACCGCTGTATCTGTTCTGGAAGGTGCCTTTGTATCTAAGCTTCGTCTTCACGCCCCAACAGCAATGGATCCGCACCCCGCGCGATCGCGAAGTGGAAAACCGATAA
- a CDS encoding glycosyltransferase: MAIVGYLINQYPKISHSFIRREILALEAQGLVVLRFAIRASADALVDPADLDEASKTRYLLAEAGLLGLLAASVRELLVRPPHWLAALYLAISLGIRSERGLVYHLAYFAEACVLRRWFAIAGVECVHAHFGTNSATVAMLCQSLGGPTFSFTVHGPEEFDKVEGIALREKLKRAAFVVSISHFGKSQLQRWCVPDCWSRIHVVRCGVDRAFLEAPERPMPTAFELVCVGRLSEQKGHFALIEAVDKVVARGWTPHIILVGDGELRPSVEAEIARRGLQGNFEMIGWASNAEVRDRILAARALVLPSFAEGLPVVLMEALALGRPAIATYIAGIPELVQPSINGWLVPAGDTEALAAAIEEVLAATPKHLTTMGLNGVQRVRQYHDCHYEAVKLARLFATCCPQRER; encoded by the coding sequence GTGGCAATCGTCGGTTATTTGATCAATCAGTACCCCAAAATCAGCCACAGTTTTATTCGGCGCGAGATCCTAGCATTGGAAGCCCAGGGTCTAGTGGTGCTTCGATTTGCGATTCGCGCCTCTGCAGACGCACTCGTCGATCCGGCCGATCTTGATGAAGCTAGCAAAACTCGATACCTGCTTGCAGAGGCAGGTTTACTAGGTTTATTAGCGGCGTCGGTTCGGGAGTTGCTGGTCCGACCGCCACACTGGTTGGCAGCACTATACTTGGCGATCTCGCTCGGCATCAGATCGGAGCGTGGCTTGGTTTACCACCTGGCCTACTTTGCCGAAGCCTGCGTGTTGCGACGCTGGTTTGCGATAGCAGGAGTTGAGTGCGTCCACGCCCATTTCGGGACTAATTCGGCAACAGTGGCAATGCTCTGCCAGAGCCTGGGCGGTCCGACGTTTAGTTTCACCGTCCACGGACCGGAGGAGTTCGACAAGGTCGAGGGTATCGCTCTCCGGGAGAAACTAAAACGAGCAGCCTTTGTCGTGTCAATCAGTCACTTCGGCAAAAGCCAACTGCAGCGTTGGTGCGTGCCCGACTGCTGGTCGCGCATCCACGTCGTGCGCTGCGGCGTCGATCGCGCGTTTTTGGAAGCTCCAGAGCGTCCGATGCCAACAGCGTTCGAACTGGTCTGTGTCGGTCGGCTGAGCGAACAAAAAGGTCATTTCGCTCTCATTGAGGCTGTCGACAAAGTCGTCGCTCGAGGGTGGACGCCCCATATAATACTCGTTGGCGATGGAGAGCTGCGCCCGTCTGTCGAGGCAGAGATCGCGCGGCGGGGCCTGCAAGGTAATTTCGAAATGATTGGCTGGGCTAGCAATGCCGAGGTACGCGATCGGATTCTGGCAGCGCGGGCATTAGTTTTACCTAGCTTCGCTGAAGGGTTGCCGGTAGTGCTGATGGAAGCACTGGCGCTAGGGCGTCCGGCGATCGCAACCTACATTGCAGGCATACCCGAATTGGTGCAACCTAGCATTAACGGTTGGTTAGTTCCGGCCGGCGATACCGAAGCTTTAGCAGCAGCCATAGAAGAAGTGCTGGCAGCGACACCAAAGCACCTCACCACAATGGGACTCAACGGTGTGCAGCGAGTACGCCAGTACCACGATTGCCATTACGAAGCTGTCAAACTCGCCCGCTTATTTGCGACTTGTTGTCCCCAGCGCGAACGCTAG